One Candidatus Bathyarchaeia archaeon genomic window carries:
- a CDS encoding TIGR00296 family protein, whose translation MNFTLTDEEGALLVRLARAAITEYLLNKRRLKPPGDVPNKLKTECGVFVTLNKITDEGMELRGCIGYPEAILPLAEATIDSAFNAAFRDPRFHPLTVEELDRILVEVSVLTPLQLIEAKNPKDYPRQVRIGEDGLVVERGGFRGLLLPQVPVEWRWDEEEFLSNCCMKAGLTPDSWLLNGTKVYKFQAIIFMEETPKGAVKRVSLR comes from the coding sequence TTGAATTTTACACTCACAGACGAGGAGGGAGCACTCCTAGTGAGGCTTGCTAGGGCGGCGATAACCGAATACCTCCTAAACAAAAGGAGGCTGAAGCCTCCGGGAGATGTACCCAACAAGTTGAAGACTGAGTGTGGAGTCTTTGTCACCCTTAACAAGATCACAGACGAAGGTATGGAGCTGAGGGGTTGTATAGGCTACCCAGAAGCTATTTTACCCCTTGCAGAGGCAACCATAGACTCCGCTTTCAATGCGGCCTTCCGCGATCCGAGGTTCCACCCACTCACGGTTGAAGAGCTAGATCGAATCTTGGTGGAGGTAAGTGTCCTGACGCCTTTGCAACTCATAGAAGCGAAGAACCCTAAAGATTACCCACGCCAAGTGAGGATCGGTGAGGATGGTTTGGTGGTTGAGAGAGGAGGATTCAGGGGGCTTCTCTTACCTCAGGTTCCTGTGGAGTGGCGGTGGGATGAGGAGGAATTCTTGTCTAACTGCTGTATGAAGGCAGGTCTAACTCCGGACTCATGGCTTCTAAACGGCACTAAGGTTTACAAGTTCCAAGCCATAATTTTCATGGAGGAGACGCCCAAAGGGGCTGTCAAGAGGGTGAGCCTTCGGTAG